Below is a window of Bremerella alba DNA.
CGATTGCAAGATTGCCTTGGAACGCTGGTCGCGTACCGATCGCGACGAACTGGGACTTACCGAATCGGCCTACCGAGGTCTCCAGCACTTCGAGACAATCAGCCCTTACGTCAAGTTTCCGCGCGGCTCTGGCCTGCCGGGCGAGACCTGGGATGATCGCAAGTCGCGCATCATTGCTCGCATCGATCAATCGAAGGCGTTCATGCGTGCCGCAGGTGCTCGCAAGGAGGGGCTACGTTACGGCCTGGGTATTCCGATAATGGCCACCGAGCACGAACTGGAATGCGTTCTGGTCATCCTCAGCACGGTCGACTTCCCCTTTCAACAGGCCATGGAAACGTGGCTCCCTAGCGAAGACCAAACAGAACTGTCGCTTGTCCAGTCGAGCTATGCCGTCGGTATTACCCCGCCCCCAAGGTCGGCCGTCAGCTATGGCGAAGGAATCGTCGGCCAGTGCTACGCATCGCGCATCCCAGTGATGATGCATAACGCAGACGACGACGCAACGCTTGTTCCGTTATTCGACCAGGGCGCACGCTTTGCGTTGGCCTTGCCGATTTTCAACGGCGATCGATTGGTTCAAGTTCTTACTCTCTGGGGCTAACCAACGGAACCCGCATGGCCATTGGCGAACATAATCAGGAACCGCAAATCGCATCAGAATTCAATCTGGTGGAAATGCTTTTATCCGAACAACGCGACTTGTCGGCCGTTGAGAGATTCTCGCAGCGGCACGACCAACATGCCGATCCACTATTGGCTCCGACCTATCGCGAGTTGATCCCCCTTAGCGAGCCCGCCCCCGGCGAACAGTACGCGTTTGAGGTCAATCTCGACACGTGCTCTGGCTGCAAAGCCTGTGTGGTGGCCTGCCATAACATGAACGGGCTTGAAGAATCCGAGACCTGGCGCAACGTCGGCATGCTGCAAAGCTCGATCCCCTCGAAGCCGGTCGTGCAGCACGTGACGACCGCGTGCCACCACTGTGTCGATCCTGGCTGTCTGTCGGGTTGCCCGGTTCAAGCCTACGAAAAAGACCCCAAGCTGGGCATCGTCGTGCATCTCGACGATCAGTGCATCGGCTGCAAGTACTGCACGCTGATGTGCCCTTACGATGTCCCCAAGTTCAGCGAGGCCAAGGGCATCGTCCGTAAGTGCGACATGTGCCGGCATCGCTTGGCCGAAGGGGAAGCACCCGCGTGTGTTCAATCGTGCCCTAACAGCGCCATCAAGATCACCATCGTCGACCAGGCCGTCATCCGCAGCGAAGCGAAAGAAGGGCAATTCCTGCGCGGGGCTGCCAATCCTAGAATCACTAACCCCACCACTCGTTACGTGGGCAAGTACCGCCTGGATGCCGAGATGGTTTCGGCCGGAGCCCAGGAAGTGGTGCCCAACCATGCCCACCTGCCTCTGGTCGGTCTGCTGACGCTCACTCAAGCCGCACTCGGCATGTTGATCGCCAGTGCAGTTTGCCAGTTGCTGGACGTAGGGGGTATGGTCAGCGCGGTCCTGGCGACACTCGCCGCGATGGTAGGCCTCGCCGCATCGGGGGCACACCTTGGTCGACCCATGTATGGTTTCCGAGTGTTCCTCGGTTTACGAACTTCGTGGCTCAGCCGCGAAGCCGTCCTTATGCCTGCATTCGCCGGGCCGCTGGTGGGTTACGCGGCGTCTTATTTCATTCCATTTCTGGAACCGTTTCGTTCCATGATGGCGTTAGCGGCCATAGGTGGCGGGGGCATTACCATCTTTTGTTCTGCGATGATTTACATCGTCACCAAACGTCCGTTCTGGCAGTCGTCGATCACGTTCAGCAAGTTCGGCACGACGATTGTCTTATCTGGCCTGGCGG
It encodes the following:
- a CDS encoding GAF domain-containing protein: MTTTIAPSVLTNISVWVHNENAGQLIAACGYPAAPEGPPNHDLIQQAISERRSAIRSVGEDTLEIALPILITNEVVAAILFTVHATDDCKIALERWSRTDRDELGLTESAYRGLQHFETISPYVKFPRGSGLPGETWDDRKSRIIARIDQSKAFMRAAGARKEGLRYGLGIPIMATEHELECVLVILSTVDFPFQQAMETWLPSEDQTELSLVQSSYAVGITPPPRSAVSYGEGIVGQCYASRIPVMMHNADDDATLVPLFDQGARFALALPIFNGDRLVQVLTLWG
- a CDS encoding DmsC/YnfH family molybdoenzyme membrane anchor subunit, with product MAIGEHNQEPQIASEFNLVEMLLSEQRDLSAVERFSQRHDQHADPLLAPTYRELIPLSEPAPGEQYAFEVNLDTCSGCKACVVACHNMNGLEESETWRNVGMLQSSIPSKPVVQHVTTACHHCVDPGCLSGCPVQAYEKDPKLGIVVHLDDQCIGCKYCTLMCPYDVPKFSEAKGIVRKCDMCRHRLAEGEAPACVQSCPNSAIKITIVDQAVIRSEAKEGQFLRGAANPRITNPTTRYVGKYRLDAEMVSAGAQEVVPNHAHLPLVGLLTLTQAALGMLIASAVCQLLDVGGMVSAVLATLAAMVGLAASGAHLGRPMYGFRVFLGLRTSWLSREAVLMPAFAGPLVGYAASYFIPFLEPFRSMMALAAIGGGGITIFCSAMIYIVTKRPFWQSSITFSKFGTTIVLSGLAALNLESALAGQPPSMLGLTLIIATTMARLALEYQLLSQVTLPTTDPIARSARLLLGPLKSFHLARVGLWVFGGIVLPAILLTLTSPASVVCAGLALIFVVTAELIDRGLYFAAESTPAMPNLPK